TCGCGACCACGAGGATCAGGGGCAGCACCCACCGGAATGGCCGCCCGGTCTCGGCGGACCTGCGCAGGCCGTCGGCGTAGTCCACCACCGGCTGCGCCAGGGCGGGGTCGCCGATACGGCCGCCCCAGCGGGTGACCCCGGCTACGCGCACTCGATGCTCCCCGGTCAGCGCCGTGGCGCCGGGCCAGTACCTGGCCATCCGCAGTCCCAGCCAGATGCCGTAGATCACCGCGACGATGGCGCCGGCCAGCAATCCGGCGAACCACCAGCCGGAGTCCAGCCACGCCAACAGGCCGATGACGACACCGGCGCCCACGCCGACCATGACAGCCCGCATGACTGCGCCGCCGCGCCACATGAAGGCGGGGACGGTGAGCATCAGCTCAGATTAGACAGTGAATCCCAGCGCGCGGAGCTGTTCGCGGCCGTCCTCGGTGATCTTGTCCGGGCCCCACGGCGGGTTCCACACCCAGTTGATCTTGGCCTCACTGACCAGGCCGGCCCCGACCAGCGCGGTGAGCGTCTGGTCTTCGATCACATCGGTCAGCGGGCAGGCCGCCGAGGTCAGTGTCATGTCGATGAGCGCCACCGTTCCGGCGTCGCCCTTCTCGACGTTGAGGTCGTAGACCAGGCCGAGGTCGACGACGTTGATCCCCAGTTCGGGATCCACCACGTCGCGCATGGCTTCCTCGATGTCGTCGAGCAGCGGATTGGGCAGCTGATCGGAATCAGTCATCGCTTGTCCTCCAAGTCTTTTCGATGCGATGCCTGGGCCACCGCGTCTTTGAACGCCAGCCAGCCCAGCAGCGCGCACTTCACCCGGGCCGGATACTTCGCCACACCGGCGAACGCCACTCCGTCGCCGAGCACGTCCTCGTCGCCCTCGACGGTTCCCCGCGACGACACCATCTCGGTGAACGCCGCCACCGTCTTCAGGGCGTCCCCGACGGTCAGCCCGATCACCTGGTCGGTCAGCACCGAGGTGGCCGCCTGGCTGATCGAGCACCCCTGGCCGTCGTAGGAGATATCGATGACCTGTTCGCCGTCCTCGGACAGCGCCACCCGCAACGTCACTTCGTCGCCGCACGTCGGATTGACGTGATGCACCTCGGCGCCGAACGGCTCACGCAGCCCGCGGTGGTGTGGGTGCTTGTAGTGGTCCAGGATCACTTCCTGGTACATCTGCTCGAGTTTCACTCAATCCCGCCCAAAGAACTCGATGGCCCGCTTGACGCCCGTCACCAGACGATCCACCTCGTCGACGGTGTTGTAGACGGCGAACGATGCGCGGGCGGTGGCGGCGATGCCGAACCGGCGGTGCAGCGGCCACGCGCAGTGGTGCCCGACACGCACGGCCACGCCGTCGTCGTCGAGCACCTGGCCTACGTCGTGGGCATGCACACCGTCGACGACGAAACTCACCGGCGAACCGCGGTGTTCCATGCTGGTCGGCCCGATGATGCGCACCTGCGGAATCGCTCCGAGACCTTCCAGCGCGGCGGCCACCAACTCGTTCTCGTGCGCTTCGACCGCGGCCATCCCGATCTTGTCCAAATACCGTGCGGCCGCACCCAATCCGACCACCTGCGAGGTCATCGGCGTGCCCGCCTCGAATCGCTGCGGTGCGGGCGCATAGGTGGCGCCCTCCATCGTGACGGTCTCGATCATCGACCCACCGGTGAGGAACGGCGGCATCGCGTCGAGCAGCTCACGTCGGCCGTACAGCACGCCGATACCGGTGGGGCCGAGCATCTTGTGTCCGGAGAACGCGGCATAGTCGACGTCAAGGCCGTGGAAGTCCACCGGCTGATGCGGCACCGACTGGCAGGCGTCCAGCACGGTCAGCGCACCGACAGACCGGGCCCGCCGGACAATCTCGGCGACGGGTGCCACCGCGCCGGTGACGTTCGAATGATGGCTGAACGCAACGACTTTCACTCGCTCGTCGAGCTGCAACGAATCGAGATCGATGCGGCCGTCGTCGGTCACGCCGTACCAGCGCAGGGTCGCCCCGGTGCGGCGGGCGAGCTCCTGCCAGGGAATCAGGTTGGCGTGGTGTTCCAGCTCGGTGGTGACGATGACGTCGCCGGGACCGACCACCTTCTCGAATCGCTTGTCCCCCAGCACGTACGAGACCAGGTTGAGCGACTCGGTGGCGTTCTTGGTGAACACCAGCTCGTCGGTGTCGGCACCGACGAAGGACGCGATATCGGCACGGCCCTGCTCGTAGGCGTCGGTCGACTCCTCCATCAGCTGGTGCGCACCGCGATGCACCGCGCCGTTGGATGTGGTCAGGAACTCCCGCTCGGCATCGAGAACCTGCAGCGGTTTCTGCGACGTCGCCCCGGAATCCAGGTAGGCCAGCTGGTGTCCGCCCCGCATCACCCGACTGAGGATCGGGAAATCCGCGCGGATACCCACGACGTCCAGATCGACCGAGGCGGTCATGTCAGGCTCCTGCCGCCGCCTGGGTGAAGCGCACGTAGCCGTTCTCTTCCAGCTCGTCGGCCAGCTCGGCGCCGCCGGACTCGACGATCCGGCCGTCGACGAAGACGTGGACGAACTGCGGGTGGATGTAGCGCAGGATCCGGGTGTAGTGCGTGATCAGCAGGACACCGGCATGTTCGGCCTCGGCGTAGCGGTTGACACCTTCGGAGACCACGCGCAGGGCGTCGACGTCCAGGCCGGAGTCCGTCTCGTCGAGGATCGCGATCTTCGGCTTCAGCAGACCCAGCTGCAGGATCTCGTGGCGCTTCTTCTCGCCACCGGAAAAGCCTTCGTTCACACTGCGTTCGGCGAACTGCGGGTCGATCTCCAGATCGGTCATCGCCGACTTGACTTCCTTGACCCAGTGCCGCAGCTTCGGGGCCTCGCCGCGGACCGCGGTCGCCGCGGTGCGCAGGAAGTTCGACATCGACACCCCGGGCACCTCGACCGGGTACTGCATGGCCAGGAACAGGCCGGCGCGGGCGCGTTCGTCGACGCTCATCGCCAGCACATCCTCACCGTCGAGCGTGATCGATCCCGACGTGACGTGGTACTTGGGATGACCGGCGATCGAATACGACAGCGTGGACTTCCCGGAACCGTTGGGGCCCATGACCGCATGGGTCTCCCCCGAATTCACGGTCAGGTTGACGCCCTTGAGGATCTCCTTCTCGGTGCCGTCCTCGTTGGCGACGCTGACGTGAAGATCCTTGATTTCCAAAGTGCTCATGGCTGTGTGGCTTTCGACTCAGTGATGGCAAGTTCTCGTTCGATGGCATCGGTCAGGCGCTCGCGCACCTCGGGGACCGCGATTTTGGCGATGATCTCGTTGAAGAAACCGCGCACCACCAGCCGGCGGGCTTGCGCCTCCGGGATGCCGCGGGCGCGCAGGTAGAACAGCTGCTCGTCGTCGAAACGGCCGGTGGCACTGGCGTGCCCGGCGCCGACGATCTCGCCGGTCTCGATCTCCAGGTTGGGCACCGAGTCGGCACGCGCGCCGTCGGTGAGCACCAGGTTGCGGTTGACCTCGAAGGTGTCGGTGCCGGTGGCCTCGGCCCGGATCAGCACGTCGCCCACCCAGACGGTATGCGCATCGGGCTTCTTGGAATCCGGATCCCCTTGCAGCGCACCC
This is a stretch of genomic DNA from Mycobacterium sp. ELW1. It encodes these proteins:
- a CDS encoding metal-sulfur cluster assembly factor, which gives rise to MTDSDQLPNPLLDDIEEAMRDVVDPELGINVVDLGLVYDLNVEKGDAGTVALIDMTLTSAACPLTDVIEDQTLTALVGAGLVSEAKINWVWNPPWGPDKITEDGREQLRALGFTV
- the sufU gene encoding Fe-S cluster assembly sulfur transfer protein SufU produces the protein MYQEVILDHYKHPHHRGLREPFGAEVHHVNPTCGDEVTLRVALSEDGEQVIDISYDGQGCSISQAATSVLTDQVIGLTVGDALKTVAAFTEMVSSRGTVEGDEDVLGDGVAFAGVAKYPARVKCALLGWLAFKDAVAQASHRKDLEDKR
- a CDS encoding cysteine desulfurase, whose protein sequence is MTASVDLDVVGIRADFPILSRVMRGGHQLAYLDSGATSQKPLQVLDAEREFLTTSNGAVHRGAHQLMEESTDAYEQGRADIASFVGADTDELVFTKNATESLNLVSYVLGDKRFEKVVGPGDVIVTTELEHHANLIPWQELARRTGATLRWYGVTDDGRIDLDSLQLDERVKVVAFSHHSNVTGAVAPVAEIVRRARSVGALTVLDACQSVPHQPVDFHGLDVDYAAFSGHKMLGPTGIGVLYGRRELLDAMPPFLTGGSMIETVTMEGATYAPAPQRFEAGTPMTSQVVGLGAAARYLDKIGMAAVEAHENELVAAALEGLGAIPQVRIIGPTSMEHRGSPVSFVVDGVHAHDVGQVLDDDGVAVRVGHHCAWPLHRRFGIAATARASFAVYNTVDEVDRLVTGVKRAIEFFGRD
- the sufC gene encoding Fe-S cluster assembly ATPase SufC; this encodes MSTLEIKDLHVSVANEDGTEKEILKGVNLTVNSGETHAVMGPNGSGKSTLSYSIAGHPKYHVTSGSITLDGEDVLAMSVDERARAGLFLAMQYPVEVPGVSMSNFLRTAATAVRGEAPKLRHWVKEVKSAMTDLEIDPQFAERSVNEGFSGGEKKRHEILQLGLLKPKIAILDETDSGLDVDALRVVSEGVNRYAEAEHAGVLLITHYTRILRYIHPQFVHVFVDGRIVESGGAELADELEENGYVRFTQAAAGA